ggtagagctgtaaatgtgggtcaGCCCGAcccacatttttcgtgcctccgaaTAATTCGGGGCGGGTCGAGCCCGTATTCAATTCATGCCGAGCCGAGCCGAGCCGGTCCATATTTGAAAGAGCAAGCCCAACACGGCCCATGGGCCCCGCCCATGTCATGTCGTGCTCGTGCCgtgtcgggccggcccacttttaggcccattttattattgtcaaaaaatgtgaggatgaggaattgaaccctccacctcttctttaacaatcaatggactcaccaccaatccaaatacatttctttatttaaattatagttttagatatttttatatactttttaacaatacttcacacaaaattatatcaaagataattattagaatttgaatacctactaatgaatgctaaaaaatttaactcacaaatcttaaaataaattaatataattataaaaatataaacattgagaaaaataatatacttttattatcattttaatttatagataattgacaaataaaaatttattatcattattaatgtcaaaatatcgggctttTTATCATGTTGTGCCTTCAGGcttttcgtgtcgtgtcgtgtcgtacCGTGCTCAAGCCCATGTCGTGTCTTGCTgtgccgtgccaattttcaattcatgtcgtgcctggcccaagcctatattttttcgtgccgtgtcgtgctcgtgcctcccgggctcgtcCCGGTTTCGTGCCATGCTAGAAAGCCcgacccgtatttacagctctaattTGGGGCAAAGGACcctaggttgactctatggtcatctaatTCTGCAGGCCTCATAATGATTCTATAATCATTTACttgtacttgtatgcatgcagtaataagttttcttgctgagccttggcttacgggtgctatgtggtgtaggtaaaggaaaagaaaatttaCCCAGCCATGAGTGGAGTTGCTTAGGTGGTGACTGTACATATGCAACCGCTTGACTACCACGGCCAacgtttctcagaggaactagggttaaaccctacttttgctgcttaggttggtagattgtaacttttgaattgtaatgaccattttggactgtaaacaactttgtaaacattattatgggatcccatgtacaatttaacgtttttaataaaatattcattcATTTTAACCGAGATTTTAACACTGGCCCATTAATTACATTTATTTGCACGTTTATTGCCTAAAGACTCATTTAgcgggttaagcactatttaaaatacacagtgtgatGGTCTTGGCTAACAAGAGTGTTACACTATccctaaaaatgagatttgatttttcatttgtttttattttaattaattaataattagaaattcaaataaggtatcatatttttaaggaaaagataacaacttaaatttcaaaattcaaaattcagaatttgaatttctattatcatcttattattaattaaataaatataataatcaaaaccaagtttgactatccatatttatctattcacacttaaataaaataattgattaaaatcaatttttttctaTTTCTGCACAATTTCACAAATGCAacaataaattgtgcaacttcaattataacataattgcacatttatcacaAAGAATAAGTATTCTCTCAAATAGTCCATTCACATTTTGACCCTTGtgtcaactcttaccttgattagtgttgatagagccgccccgtggacttatggaccaataattccaagctccaataaataaaagattattaaccaaaactctttgattcaataatcatatttattaatctcatgattattccactataaatatgagactgaactcttgagaattaaagatatatatttactgagtattttattgtaaccataaagtgtcaattgatataatcattacatacaaattaatcatctattggtgattcataattaagtgagaataaaattactgttttaccatttttattatatcttgattcctagtgtaccatcgactttactagtgaaggttaattcataatctgattatgaatctgacgtcaataacattttcatatccaaaagccaacccaatagggaatcatcattcaatctataagaatgtatagattccatgtttgttaagctatgtccccagccatataaatcattgagtccccaaaacaatagttcttagtcggatcattctgacaaaccgtaacgcatgaatcaaataatcaaatgacatatataggagttcatagtaacttcagaattaagatcagtttgtatatgatcatcagttgatgtgttttataatactacgaaacggtatttaaacaagtattattaaatcacatctggtccaattctacatactctcggcatgcaaagtacctccactaaagtgtcctactacactggtaacccggatctaggtcacatgtatttataatactagtggaccgtactatcaataattaatctaaagattccataattgtattttactgcgaactatttaagttcattatctcaatctcgatcatctcataccaatatgagattgagaccacatagatgaacttgagaattttctgatatttacttaatattattaacaataatatagtacataagctacatatatacaataattcaatttattcatttatttcattaaaagtattgGTAACTACAATTGTTTTAAGGACTCAATTCCCAACAAAAGAATTTGTCCATTTTATTAATATGCACTTTATTAAaccatacatattttaaaaatatcTTGTTTATGTGAGTTGTTTTATAATTCATTGTGATTTTCTTACTATTTGGTGTGGTTGGTTCAATTTGTGactttctttattttgatttattaatattatttttattataattggaGTTATCTTTGTTGTTGGAGTCATTTGTTATTTGCTAAGTCTAACAAAGTAATATTTGAATAATGCAATTGACAATAGTTGTACTCCACAGGTAAGTTTTTCCTCTTTTTGTTCATTataattgatttttttataattattgtgACACTCACTATTATTGTCCATTAAAATTTCATCATTCATTTACTTTCTTATTTATTCTTCTTTACCaatattatttttgtttgcatgataattttattttgtaagttgCTTCTCAATTATACAAGTAGAATATGTGGAGTTGAAAGTAACATTGAATTAGAGCCATTAGACTCTTTTACTAGGTCTTTCAATGGTCTTGTTAGAGAATATAGCAAGTTTGTTatctaaattttcaaaaatatgcaTAATTTATGTTCGTTGTTCCTTAAATTAAATTAGATGTGTCTTAAGAAGGATAGACAACTTGTTTTATTAGAAAatattctttgtttttttttaatattagaattTCTAGCTTGTATGACATTAGTTTTTTTTATCAATAAGATATCATTGCTAAAAAAAATCTATTTCTAATTTCTCATCACGGTTAAACATATAactaaaaagtaaaaacattacTACTAATAATAATCAATGACTTTTACTTTACAGTACTAGAATTCCCCATCTAACAGTATAATATTTGATTACTATATAACTGCGCAAGAGGGATACAATTTTGTGGTAACAAACCACGTGCCACCATTTGAACTACCCCAATGAGGTGGAATATTCAACATTAATGAAAACATTTTGGATAGATAGCCACTAATAAGTTGGAaaaataaagtactcaataaaagtTGTTCTGGGAAAGCCCTGCGTTATTCAAAATCTCACACAAGTAAACCTTGCCTTGTCAAACCCACCATCGAGTTCTCCATTCCTGGTGGCCAACAGAACCACAACATCCTCTCCTCTAATATGTTGCTTTTGTCTGCCTGTTATTAATCGTAAGAATTATACAGTTCTTCATCTCACAATAAAtagagttgaaaaaaaaaaactcagacaACCCATTTCTTGGCAAATGTTTCTGCAACCAGTAGAGGAAAGGCAATTGTTGCATCACAATGCACCTGATGATTGGAAGTGAAGACACACAAACACATGAAGATGACACAAACAGTCATTGCAATTAGGAGGTTCAGAAGTTTTAATGGAATGATTTTTGTTTAGTTGACACTTGACAGAACAGAAATTCAAAATCAAGACTATAATTAAAAGTACCTTGACAGTTTTAGCGGAACCTCGGATTTTACCCCATGATACTGCCTCATCCGGACGAGCACCAGAATCACTCCCATCAAACTCTTGTGCAGTATTGATGAAGACACCATAATCTGCACCATTACGCATCATATTGGCATTGCATATGTGATGTTTAGGCAGACCCCCTCCAAGTACAATAATTCCCGTCTTTCTAGGACTTGCATGGACAGCTTCACCATTCATCGCCCTAATATCTGTTCAAACAGAATAAAGCACTTCAGTTCCCTCATGAAGCTGTTATagaatatatatctatatatatgttgaaccgtatttattattattattaaataaaaaaagaatcGATTTGGAGTAAAGGAGAAAAGGTAAAAAAATGTCTCCACTATTCTCTCCACCTTCCCACTTCCCACTTCCCATTCTCACCACTCTAACCACCCTCACTCTACTTTCCTTTCACTTAACCTaaaattgagtctataaaagagagaaaaaaatcaGACAAAAAAAAAGATAGAGAGGAGACTCtgcaaaaatagagagagaaatacaCACCATATGTGAAAAAAAAATCAGACGAAAAAAATAGATAGAGAGGAGACTCACACGATATGTGAAAAAAAgaggagagaaaagaaagagagcaAAATTCTACTTCTCAAAATTCTTCAGGTTCTTCAAGGGTAAGTAATCAAGCATCTATGGTATGCGTTCATTCCTCCCCTACTCTCTCCACTCATCTAAGGAATGCACTCATTCCATTCAAAATCTAAGAAATGCACTCATTCCACTCCAAATCTATGGAATGCACTCATTCCGCTCAATCTTTTGAATGCACTCATTTCATTCAAAATCTAAGGAATGTACTTATTCCATTCAAAATCTAAGGAATGCATTCATTCTGCTCCAAATCTATAGAATGCACTCATTTCCCTCAAATCTATAAAATGCAGTCATTCCGCTTCAAATCTTGGAAATGCATTCATTCTCCTCAAATCTATGGAATGCACTCATTCTCCTCAAATTTATAGAATGTATTCATTTTGCACCtacactttttaaaataaaattggacTGTAATGCTGTCAAAATTGTCTTTAAAATGCTAACTTTGATTCAAAACagtaaaatcaagaaaataaaagttGCCAAAATCTCCATACTCTGCTGGAACGGCTTAAACCCAAGAGCACATAATTTATGACTCCTGGCGTGGGATCCGAAACTCAAGTAAAATTCCAGTCGTGGTATAGAGAAAGAAATCTGCTCAAAAGTGCCTAACTTATATATGTTTGGTCAACAAAGTAAAAGTGACCGTATATACATACAACCTCAGTTCAATGATTTTATATCTGTTTAAAGACTGGAAAAATACAGTGCAACAGTATTGACAAAAGATTGATTAGCTGActctaaatatatatacatatatttagagTCAGCTAATCAATGATGATGTGCACCCCCTCCCCCTGCAAAAAAAAACTTGGAATGTTTAAAGATAATCatcatatttatataatatattagttatatacatatatgttcaggttaatgaaagaaagaaaaaaaaaggcctTTGACGAAGCCTAATTAATTCGGATGGGAAAAGAAAtgtgtatgcatatgtgtataaTCAAATTACAACAAGTTTTGGCATTAACATTTTACCAGGTTTATATTTTGTTCCTAAAAGTCTACCAAAAATATAAGGTTATGATGCTTTTGTGTATAAATATACTATAAAGATCAAGACTAATTCAATGGATAATTTCTCCTATGAATATCATTTGGAGATGTCAACAATCAAAAGACTTCATAAAAACATGGTATCACCAAGAGTCtaaagatcaatttttgagaaaaaGAATTGGAATGTGAAACAATAAGAAAATATGACAAAATATAAAAATGACTAAATAAATACAAGCCGTCATATCTAtgtcaaaaaaatatttatctcAAATATTATTGGATTCAATTCCAAACTATAAGATTCAAATTACTTTCATAAAGACACATTCtcaagtaattttgaattttgttTCACAATTCTCATTAAAATAGAATTGCAATTCAAGTGAAATTAAAGATGAGTTTCAATTAAAAACAAACTCAATGTCtccaaaaaaaatacaaagatacaaaaaaaaattgaactacGTTTAACTTGATTCCTCCAAAGGATACACAGACAACCTAATTGCTAATGTTAGGTACAATCACAAACTCCCCAAGTTTCTCAATGAGGTGATTCACCTCAAACTTTCCAAACGAAGTCATTCACCTCAAAACCCAAGTGAGGTCATTCACCTCAAATGGTGAGAATTTCAAAGTGAGTTAATTCTTCACAAAATTCTCACAGATACAAAAATCCTTGAACTACGTTTGACTTGATTCTTTTAAATGATACGTAGGCAACTTAGTCGCTAAATCTAAGTACAGACACAAATAGCCCAAATTAACAAATTATTCAAACATCAAACACAAAtctcaaaatttcataaaatGTCATTTACCTTGGAATTCTTCCTAACTTTCAAAACAGCAAATAATTCCATGATATGGTCATCTACCGGGATTTCATAAATTTCTAAAAGTACATTGAATTCCTATGAATGGTCATTTACGTGAATTATTCCACTCACTTTCTAAAATATCACATTCAGAACTACAAGTGGTATGATCCCTCAACCAGGGTAGATAGACAACTCACTCAACCAAATTCAGTCACAattccaaattcaaccaaaaaaatttCCCAAAATTAACAAGTAATTAATATCATCATAATTGGAATCAAAAGGTTTTCCTTTAAACCAAAAATGATAGTAATTAAGAGGTTATTCTTATAATCTTAGATGGGTCGAACTCAAATGAATAAACTCTTATGCTATAAAATTGGCATAGGTAAAATTGTGTTTaactttaattttaatattttaaattagaaatttttgtttaactatatatatatatatacctaccTTGCACTAGGTCGACTATTAGACCAGGGTTGTGAAAAGAATGGAAATACAACATGTCCCCCAAAGAGCCATCTGTTATACTGGGACAGAAGACAGGAATGTTGTTCTGCAAAACATCCAAAAAGTACATCAATTGATCTCTGCAATATTTTGCATAAAATTCTAGTAGCTTTAAGTAGTGCAACCCTTCAAGAGAACCTGCCTTCGAAGATATAACACTACTAGAAAGAAGGGCATAAAAGTGGTAAAAGGGGCAACTAAACCTAAGAATCAAACCAAATAGTAACAATTGATGAAAGAAAGAACATCAAATAGTAATAAAACAGTCgaccacaaaaaaaaaacaatattacATCAAAGCATAGAATGGCATAAACTCaactattaaataaaataaaaatactatttttaacaATTGATAGTTttctattataaaatatcatatttgtaattttattgaCACAATTTATGTATGATAGATCAAAATCTTGTACTTCAAATCTTGATTGACACCAAATGAGATTAACAAGCTGAATAGGATTATTGTGACAATACAATTAAAAAAAGACAAATGTTTAACAAAAACCATAATATGACTAAGAATATATACAAACTATACTGAATACTTGCCTTATAAGCCCAATAGAGGTAAGAACTCTTGTCATTTATCTCCTTCCCCAAGCGAGCAATTAATTTATATGGCGTCCATAACAAGTT
The Humulus lupulus chromosome 6, drHumLupu1.1, whole genome shotgun sequence DNA segment above includes these coding regions:
- the LOC133782815 gene encoding deoxyhypusine synthase-like isoform X1, with the translated sequence MENNHLLAAAHLATFKESESLEGKCSKIEGYDFNQGVDYPRLLSSMISTGFQASNLGDAIQVVNEMLDWRLADETIVEDSSEEEKALTYRSSVRCKLFLGFTSNLVSSGVRDTVRYLVEHQMVDVLVTTAGGMEEDLIKCLAPTYKGDFSLPGAYLRSKGLNRIGNLLVPNDNYCKFEDWIIPIFDQMLKEQIEDNLLWTPYKLIARLGKEINDKSSYLYWAYKNNIPVFCPSITDGSLGDMLYFHSFHNPGLIVDLVQDIRAMNGEAVHASPRKTGIIVLGGGLPKHHICNANMMRNGADYGVFINTAQEFDGSDSGARPDEAVSWGKIRGSAKTVKVLLIIVLILNFCSVKCQLNKNHSIKTSEPPNCNDCLCHLHVFVCLHFQSSGAL